gctgcatcaagtgggtggggtctaaatcatttcagttccaaccacaaatgagacaagtcccttaaagcctggcttaatcttacagaaatggatttttgtttaataaaaaaaaacccaaaaggtaaaaagtaatatttcatcaatggatatttcggttccgtttgatttctggcttgaaaagtcgcgcagaatacacggaaaacaaaatgattcctttttggtgcaaagtttcaatgttgatcttatcaccatggcaaccattgacctggttcttctgcttagaccattcctatggttgctatggtgatagacctgatagaacattccattggttccaacgttccaaatgtagctgttgctctcagtacgttgatattgcccttgatcaaattaaactgacccgttatcttagaacattaactgataattgctaaatatcatacgttatttgtgggaaataataatatttttaaataaacagcatgaactatactaaatgttaacagaattttattgacacgttaaattggaagttcagtttacagataacatgaaaatcctctggtggaggtcagtgtaggatgatggtcttggactccatggtgtagccagcgagacaaacaggcagatgatgcaataataggcgtggctgaatcaagtgggcggggcctaaatcatttcagttccaaccacaaatgagacaagtcgttggcaaagcaggctcaggagggccaaccacatatccatacatgcgtggtagagcagcttgtcagcgtaactaccaacatgtcaagatcatgtcacaggtgcaatctcacctctcaaagtccctcaaataaatataaaatatattttctccatgtgagtttttcctcatattactatggcatttaattccaccatctaagcgtgccgaccctggcatatgttgtgtacagtcacctacatagacctcatgttcaatctacatgtatgtacaaacacatgtatgggatacatttataaaggccttttaagaaaattttgtttctgttcctttctttttttaacttgatttgttagatattgggacatactggggaaaatgttttatgtaaatacaaaaaggagcacatgggagaagacgatacctgagtctaagtagcaataggtaatatctataatgctggaagtgaaaagttatcctaggatgagtgatgttattaaggtgagggtattaaacatgcatgggatagacatacggctcctgaatctaagacaagaccaacgactgattaaggtttgagtctttacagcaggagaaacgggcgagtagacgggggccgaatggggccgatctgtcggcaggttccatgattctataatattagatttaaaagagcaaaatgcgctatgcgttgctttgagaccctttgtatcatatttgttcaacattgtggcttcacagagtcacctgttaaccgctacaatgtagcaaaataatgaaagcataattctgtatattatgctgtatgatgtagcaaaaggaaaaaagaatgcatgcaatttgtgacgtgtatatgttctgttacacacacacacacactttttaaataaaaagtctataaggggaggccaaggaacggttggagcctctcgaaaaaaacaagactccccctgaaaatgtttgattggctgaaatagtttttaatggagtcatcacggcgttaactgccacgcttcataattttaaatagtcttcagttagctaaaacatcaatttcaattttaagtaagtcacttaaagcccggcttaatcttgctgaaatggatttttgttaaaaaaaaacctccaaaaggtaaaaagtaagatttcataaataaatggatatttcggttctgtttcatttctagcttccaaagtcgcgcagaatacacagactttggtgcaaagtttcaatgttgatcttatcaccgtggcaaccattgacctggttcttctgcttagaccattcctatggttgagatggtgatagaactgatagaacattccattggttccaacgttccaaatgtagctgttgctctcagtacgttgatattgcccttgatcaaattaaactgacccgttatcttagaacattaactgataattgctaaatatcatacgttatttgtgggaaataataatatttttaaataaacagcatgaactatactaaatgttaacagaattttattgacacgttaaattggaagttcagtttacagataacatgaaaatcctctggtggaggtcagtgtaggatgatggtcttggactccatggtgtagccagcgagacaaacaggcagatgatgcaataataggcgtggctgaatcaagtgggcggggcctaaatcatttcagttccaaccacaaatgagacaagtcgttggcaaagcaggctcaggagggccaaccacatatccatacatgcgtggtagagcagcttgtcagcgtaactaccaacatgtcaagatcatgtcacaggtgcaatctcacctctcaaagtccctcaaataaatataaaatatattttctccatttgagtttttcctcatattactatggcatttaattccaccatctaagcgtgccgaccctggcatatgttgtgtacagtcacctacatagacctcatgttcaatctacatgtatgtacaaacacatgtatgggatacatttataaaggccttttaagaaaattttgtttctgttcctttctttttttaacttgatttgttagatattcggacatactggggaaaatgttttatgtaaatacaaaaaggagcacatgggagaagacgatacctgagtctaagtagcaataggtaacatctataatgctggaagtgaaaagttatcctaggatgagtgatgttattaaggtgagggtattaaacatgcatgggatagacatacggctcctgaatctaagacaagaccaacgactgattaaggtttgagtctttacagcaggagaaacgggcgagtagacgggggccgaatggggccgatctgtcggcaggttccatgattctataatattagatttaaaagagcaaaatgcgctatgcgttgctttgagaccctttgtatcatatttgttcaacattgtggcttcacagagtcacctgttaaccgctacaatgtagcaaaataatgaaagcataattctgtatattatgctgtatgatgtagcaaaaggaaaaaagaatgcatgcaatttgtgacgtgtatatgttctgttacacacacacacacacacactttttacgtaaaaagtctataaggggaggccaaggaacggttggagcctctcgaaaaaaacaagactccccctgaaaatgtttgattggctgaaatagtttttaatggagtcatcacggcgttaactgccacgcttcataattttaaatagtcttcagttagctaaaacatcaatttcaattttaagtaagtcacttaaagcccggcttaatcttgctgaaatggatttttgttaaaaaaaaaacctccaaaaggtaaaaagtaagatttcataaataaatggatatttcggttctgtttcatttctagcttccaaagtcgcgcagaatacacagaaaacaaaatgattcctttttggtgcaaagtttcaatgttgatcttatcaccgtggcaaccattgacttggttcttctgcttagaccattcctatggttgctatggtgatagaactgatagaacattccattggttccaacgttccaaacgtagcagttgctctcagtacgttgatcaaattaaactgacccgttatggtctgtctctggaacatggtgtggtttgtgcgttcgattgcgaacataatctctaggtagaggtcggcttcatttgccttacgtcctccactacgttttcctactccaacaagtaataaaagcatcgtgaaggtgcagaggcaccccacgattatcagaagagtatctaacatcttctcactcgcctgctctgctgagcaatgagaagtgactgagtttcacctgctttatataacctcctatgatgacatcacagaggctgatgatgcaatagtgggcgtggctgcatcaagtgggcggggtctaaatcatttcagttccaaccacaaatgagacaagtcccttaaagcctggcttaatcttacagaaatggatttttgtttaataaaaaaaaccccaaaaggtaaaaagtaatatttcataaatggatatttcggttccgtttgatttctggcttgaaaagtcgcgcagaatacacggaaaacaaaatgattcctttttggtgcaaagtttcaatgttgatcttatcaccatggcaaccattgacctggttcttctgcttagaccattcctatggttgctatggtgatagacctgatagaacattccattggttccaacgttccaaatgtagctgttgctctcagtacgttgatattgcccttgatcaaattaaactgacccgttatcttagaacattaactgataattgctaaatatcatacgttatttgtgggaaataataatatttttaaataaacagcatgaactatactaaatgttaacagaattttattgacacgttaaattggaagttcagtttacagataacatgaaaatcctctggtggaggtcagtgtaggatgatggtcttggactccatggtgtagccagcgagacaaacaggcagatgatgcaataataggcgtggctgaatcaagtgggcggggcctaaatcatttcagttccaaccacaaatgagacaagtcgttggcaaagcaggctcaggagggccaaccacatatccatacatgcgtggtagagcagcttgtcagcgtaactaccaacatgtcaagatcatgtcacaggtgcaatctcacctctcaaagtccctcaaataaatataaaatatattttctccatgtgagtttttcctcatattactatggcatttaattccaccatctaagcgtgccgaccctggcatatgttgtgtacagtcacctacatagacctcatgttcaatctacatgtatgtacaaacacatgtatgggatacatttataaaggccttttaagaaaattttgtttctgttcctttctttttttaacttgatttgttagatattgggacatactggggaaaatgttttatgtaaatacaaaaaggagcacatgggagaagacgatacctgagtctaagtagcaataggtaacatctataatgctggaagtgaaaagttatcctaggatgagtgatgttattaaggtgagggtattaaacatgcatgggatagacatacggctcctgaatctaagacaagaccaacgactgattaaggtttgagtctttacagcaggagaaacgggcgagtagacgggggccgaatggggccgatctgtcggcaggttccatgattctataatattagatttaaaagagcaaaatgcgctatgcgttgctttgagaccctttgtatcatatttgttcaacattgtggcttcacagagtcacctgttaaccgctacaatgtagcaaaataatgaaagcataattctgtatattatgctgtatgatgtagcaaaaggaaaaaagaatgcatgcaatttgtgacgtgtatatgttctgttacacacacacacacacactttttacgtaaaaagtctataaggggaggccaaggaacggttggagcctctcgaaaaaaacaagactccccctgaaaatgtttgattggctgaaatagtttttaatggagtcatcacggcgttaactgccacgcttcataattttaaatagtcttcagttagctaaaacatcaatttcaattttaagtaagtcacttaaagcccggcttaatcttgctgaaatggatttttgttaaaaaaaaaacctccaaaaggtaaaaagtaagatttcataaataaatggatatttcggttctgtttcatttctagcttccaaagtcgcgcagaatacacagaaaacaaaatgattcctttttggtgcaaagtttcaatgttgatcttatcaccgtggcaaccattgacttggttcttctgcttagaccattcctatggttgctatggtgatagaactgatagaacattccattggttccaacgttccaaacgtagcagttgctctcagtacgttgatcaaattaaactgacccgttatggtctgtatctggaacatggtgtggtttgtgcgttcgattgcgaacataatctctaggtagaggtcggcttcatttgccttacgtcctccactacgttttcctaatccaacaagtaataaaagcatcgtgaaggtgcagaggcaccccacgattatcagaagagtatctaacatcttctcactcgcctgctctgctgagcaatgagaagtgtctgagtttcacctgctttatataacctcctatgatgacatcacagaggctgatgatgcaatagtgggcgtggctgcatcaagtgggcggggtctaaatcatttcagttccaaccacaaatgagacaagtcccttaaagcctggcttaatcttacagaaatggatttttgtttaataaaaaaaaccccaaaaggtaaaaagtaatatttcataaatggatatttcggttccgtttgatttctggcttgaaaagtcgcgcagaatacacggaaaacaaaatgattcctttttggtgcaaagtttcaatgttgatcttatcaccatggcaaccattgacctggttcttctgcttagaccattcctatggttgctatggtgatagacctgatagaacattccattggttccaacgttccaaatgtagctgttgctctcagtacgttgatattgcccttgatcaaattaaactgacccgttatcttagaacattaactgataattgctaaatatcatacgttatttgtgggaaataataatatttttaaataaacagcatgaactatactaaatgttaacagaattttattgacacgttaaattggaagttcagtttacagataacatgaaaatcctctggtggaggtcagtgtaggatgatggtcttggactccatggtgtagccagcgagacaaacaggcagatgatgcaataataggcgtggctgaatcaagtgggcggggcctaaatcatttcagttccaaccacaaatgagacaagtcgttggcaaagcaggctcaggagggccaaccacatatccatacatgcgtggtagagcagcttgtcagcgtaactaccaacatgtcaagatcatgtcacaggtgcaatctcacctctcaaagtccctcaaataaatataaaatatattttctccatgtgagtttttcctcatattactatggcatttaattccaccatctaagcgtgccgaccctggcatatgttgtgtacagtcacctacatagacctcatgttcaatctacatgtatgtacaaacacatgtatgggatacatttataaaggccttttaagaaaattttgtttctgttcctttctttttttaacttgatttgttagatattgggacatactggggaaaatgttttatgtaaatacaaaaaggagcacatgggagaagacgatacctgagtctaagtagcaataggtaatatctataatgctggaagtgaaaagttatcctaggatgagtgatgttattaaggtgagggtattaaacatgcatgggatagacatacggctcctgaatctaagacaagaccaacgactgattaaggtttgagtctttacagcaggagaaacgggcgagtagacgggggccgaatggggccgatctgtcggcaggttccatgattctataatattagatttaaaagagcaaaatgcgctatgcgttgctttgagaccctttgtatcatatttgttcaacattgtggcttcacagagtcacctgttaaccgctacaatgtagcaaaataatgaaagcataattctgtatattatgctgtatgatgtagcaaaaggaaaaaagaatgcatgcaatttgtgacgtgtatatgttctgttacacacacacacacacacacactttttacgtaaaaagtctataaggggaggccaaggaacggttggagcctctcgaaaaaaacaagactccccctgaaaatgtttgattggctgaaatagtttttattttttttttttttttttttttttttttttttaacatttaaatatttaatagcaAGTTTCACAATCAATTACTTCCAGTAatttacagggaaaaaaacacatttttacacagaaaaacaAGTCATTTGAGagaaaatgtttagttttaagTGAGTAATTTAAGTTACatgctacattttttaatatatatattactttctaAATACTTTTGCTTTACTTTGGGGCATAACAGTGACGAGTGAGCCATACACTGTGTTGCATTATATAACAGTATCATTGGAACGCAGACAAAAATGTAGAATATGGAATAAGTATGTTTATCCcaattacacaaaaataataataaaatatcaaagcAGCCATTCCCAGATCATATCTGCGTAGAAATACATGTTCACAATATATGGTCAACATCCTGCCggaaacacacacatattatatatatatatatatatacacacacacatatatatatatatatatatatatatatatacatatacacatatatatatatagtggctaAAGATGACAATAATAAATTAGCACAGTCCTCCTGAATATTCATCATCCTCTTCCTCAATATGGGAACTTTTAGTTGGTCCCGATACCCCATCCTGTGCTGCCACAGGAGACTTCTTTTTGGTTCCACCTCCTGGGACTGCTAAACTTAATGCAAGCTTAGCATAAtcattgtccatatatttaaaGAGTGGCGAGTTACAAACGTCAGACACCTGGTCCTGGTCTTGTTGATCATAGCCTTCTAAAAGCTGCTCCAGGGCAATGGAGTCATCACTACCGCTGAAACCCGGGATGCTGTAGCTTTCTCTGACAGCCCTCTCAGCAGCCACAAAGTCATTCCTATGAAGATGTACCAACACTTGTGCTATTGTTTTCTTATAACAAGTTGGataattttctatttctttgtaCATATTCTTCTCCTTCTGGATGGATACTACTGCCTCATCTAACCTACGAGCTCTCACAAGTAGTCTCGATGCCTTTCCTAGAAGTTCTACAGCTTGACGAAGACGTTCTTCATTCTCAAAAACGGATGCAGATTGTTGATACAGTTGAACAGCCTTTTCCAGGTTCACGTGCTCTATAAGCTTTCCAGCTCGTTCCAAAGCCATAGCTGCAGTGTCCGGTGTGCCATTCTCCAGATACATCATACTGGCTTTTTCGATCAGCTGGACAGCTTCAGAAAGCTTCTGCATTTCCTTTAACATCATCCCAGCTTGCTCATAAGCTTTAGCAGCATGGAAGAGAGCTTTGTGGTTCTCATAAGATTCCGCCTCCTTCAAATAAGCTTCTTTTGCCTGGTCATACTGCTTGGCATTCTTAAAAGCAACCGCTGCTTTTGCGTATTCTGAGGCAGCACTGTCATAATCAGGTTTCCACTTCATGAAACTGGTTTTCAAGCATTTTTCTGCTTTGGCGAGATGCTCCAGAGCTTCATTGATCTtctctgaaatagtttttaatggagtcatcac
This sequence is a window from Spea bombifrons isolate aSpeBom1 chromosome 2, aSpeBom1.2.pri, whole genome shotgun sequence. Protein-coding genes within it:
- the LOC128473663 gene encoding gamma-soluble NSF attachment protein-like encodes the protein MTPLKTISEKINEALEHLAKAEKCLKTSFMKWKPDYDSAASEYAKAAVAFKNAKQYDQAKEAYLKEAESYENHKALFHAAKAYEQAGMMLKEMQKLSEAVQLIEKASMMYLENGTPDTAAMALERAGKLIEHVNLEKAVQLYQQSASVFENEERLRQAVELLGKASRLLVRARRLDEAVVSIQKEKNMYKEIENYPTCYKKTIAQVLVHLHRNDFVAAERAVRESYSIPGFSGSDDSIALEQLLEGYDQQDQDQVSDVCNSPLFKYMDNDYAKLALSLAVPGGGTKKKSPVAAQDGVSGPTKSSHIEEEDDEYSGGLC